A window from Festucalex cinctus isolate MCC-2025b chromosome 4, RoL_Fcin_1.0, whole genome shotgun sequence encodes these proteins:
- the LOC144017580 gene encoding ras association domain-containing protein 8-like isoform X3, translating into MPDGYDGYALHSRQTGRYILILKLRGTERQLGADEQPLQHLKKLGQLATEVQFILRRTGPSLSDEQEKTSRVIHPALLKPQESESLQQRDPHKTHTFSLDVPVLPRRTTSNQAPRASRKLNTSPVNFLDPLNPPKVNDTSSSSKEEIFRQILQQQKTLKDLQLHLKDLEDETEWWEQEMASTTISGRNLDSAEELDRLEQWFEYNEAELIQNQLWREKLQEQIDREQELQSGLHQIETSVLDNRHRIKELLDHSSNLEHNIQIETSQVDPQHSEEILRTLKWELSHCMQQSEELDDSLSRALKKLQTTEDRLKGKWETIEELKKELRQCNLQHFIQQSSGASLGDQTNSLPVAEAFLRNSGIMEWDSNS; encoded by the exons ATGCCGGATGGATATGATGgatatgcgcttcactcaa GACAAACTGGCCGTTACATTCTAATCTTGAAACTACGGGGCACTGAGAGACAGTTGGGTGCTGATGAACAGCCGCTGCAGCATCTGAAAAAGCTCGGACAGCTGGCTACTGAAGTCCAGTTCATTCTGCGACGGACTGGTCCCAGTCTGAGTGACGAACAAGAAAAAACATCCCGAGTCATTCATCCTGCTCTGCTCAAACCACAAGAGTCAGAATCCCTGCAACAAAGGGACCCACACAAGACTCACACTTTCAGTCTTGATGTGCCAGTTTTACCCAGAAGGACTACGTCTAACCAGGCTCCCAGAGCCTCACGTAAACTGAACACTTCCCCTGTAAATTTTCTTGATCCTCTCAACCCACCAAAGGTAAATGACACTTCCTCGTCCTCCAAGGAGGAGATATTTAGGCAGATTCTGCAGCAACAGAAGACGCTGAAAGACTTGCAGCTCCATCTTAAAGATCTGGAGGATGAGACTGAGTGGTGGGAACAGGAAATGGCGTCTACTACTATTTCTGGAAGAAATTTGGATTCAGCAGAAGAACTGGACAGACTGGAACAATGGTTCGAATATAATGAGGCAGAGCTGATACAGAATCAGCTATGGAGAGAAAAGTTACAGGAACAAATAGACAGAGAACAAG AATTGCAGAGTGGTCTTCACCAGATAGAGACATCGGTACTTGATAATCGTCATCGGATCAAAGAACTTCTGGACCATTCTTCAAATTTAGAGCACAACATACAAATTGAAACCTCTCAGGTGGATCCTCAACACTCTGAAGAGATCTTGAGGACCCTGAAATGGGAGCTCAGCCATTGCATGCAGCAGAGTGAGGAACTAGATGATTCATTGTCAAGGGCTTTGAAAAAATTGCAAACTACAGAGGACAGGCTTAAG GGCAAATGGGAGACAATCGAGGAGCTGAAAAAGGAGCTGAGACAATGTAACTTGCAGCACTTCATCCAGCAGAGCAGCGGCGCTTCACTTGGAGACCAGACAAACTCTTTGCCTGTCGCTGAAGCTTTCCTCAGAAATTCTGGCATCATGGAATGGGACAGTAATAGTTAG
- the LOC144017580 gene encoding ras association domain-containing protein 8-like isoform X2: MEMKVWVEGVARVVCGVSRTTSCQDVVISLAQAIGQTGRYILILKLRGTERQLGADEQPLQHLKKLGQLATEVQFILRRTGPSLSDEQEKTSRVIHPALLKPQESESLQQRDPHKTHTFSLDVPVLPRRTTSNQAPRASRKLNTSPVNFLDPLNPPKVNDTSSSSKEEIFRQILQQQKTLKDLQLHLKDLEDETEWWEQEMASTTISGRNLDSAEELDRLEQWFEYNEAELIQNQLWREKLQEQIDREQELQSGLHQIETSVLDNRHRIKELLDHSSNLEHNIQIETSQVDPQHSEEILRTLKWELSHCMQQSEELDDSLSRALKKLQTTEDRLKGKWETIEELKKELRQCNLQHFIQQSSGASLGDQTNSLPVAEAFLRNSGIMEWDSNS, translated from the exons ATGGAGATGAAGGTGTGGGTGGAGGGTGTGGCCCGAGTGGTGTGTGGCGTATCCCGCACAACTTCTTGTCAGGATGTTGTCATTTCTCTTGCGCAAGCAATTG GACAAACTGGCCGTTACATTCTAATCTTGAAACTACGGGGCACTGAGAGACAGTTGGGTGCTGATGAACAGCCGCTGCAGCATCTGAAAAAGCTCGGACAGCTGGCTACTGAAGTCCAGTTCATTCTGCGACGGACTGGTCCCAGTCTGAGTGACGAACAAGAAAAAACATCCCGAGTCATTCATCCTGCTCTGCTCAAACCACAAGAGTCAGAATCCCTGCAACAAAGGGACCCACACAAGACTCACACTTTCAGTCTTGATGTGCCAGTTTTACCCAGAAGGACTACGTCTAACCAGGCTCCCAGAGCCTCACGTAAACTGAACACTTCCCCTGTAAATTTTCTTGATCCTCTCAACCCACCAAAGGTAAATGACACTTCCTCGTCCTCCAAGGAGGAGATATTTAGGCAGATTCTGCAGCAACAGAAGACGCTGAAAGACTTGCAGCTCCATCTTAAAGATCTGGAGGATGAGACTGAGTGGTGGGAACAGGAAATGGCGTCTACTACTATTTCTGGAAGAAATTTGGATTCAGCAGAAGAACTGGACAGACTGGAACAATGGTTCGAATATAATGAGGCAGAGCTGATACAGAATCAGCTATGGAGAGAAAAGTTACAGGAACAAATAGACAGAGAACAAG AATTGCAGAGTGGTCTTCACCAGATAGAGACATCGGTACTTGATAATCGTCATCGGATCAAAGAACTTCTGGACCATTCTTCAAATTTAGAGCACAACATACAAATTGAAACCTCTCAGGTGGATCCTCAACACTCTGAAGAGATCTTGAGGACCCTGAAATGGGAGCTCAGCCATTGCATGCAGCAGAGTGAGGAACTAGATGATTCATTGTCAAGGGCTTTGAAAAAATTGCAAACTACAGAGGACAGGCTTAAG GGCAAATGGGAGACAATCGAGGAGCTGAAAAAGGAGCTGAGACAATGTAACTTGCAGCACTTCATCCAGCAGAGCAGCGGCGCTTCACTTGGAGACCAGACAAACTCTTTGCCTGTCGCTGAAGCTTTCCTCAGAAATTCTGGCATCATGGAATGGGACAGTAATAGTTAG
- the LOC144017580 gene encoding ras association domain-containing protein 8-like isoform X1, with the protein MSACNIPASFKHLHRDTTPTHQHLFSCTKDKLACFLWCCVSAMEMKVWVEGVARVVCGVSRTTSCQDVVISLAQAIGQTGRYILILKLRGTERQLGADEQPLQHLKKLGQLATEVQFILRRTGPSLSDEQEKTSRVIHPALLKPQESESLQQRDPHKTHTFSLDVPVLPRRTTSNQAPRASRKLNTSPVNFLDPLNPPKVNDTSSSSKEEIFRQILQQQKTLKDLQLHLKDLEDETEWWEQEMASTTISGRNLDSAEELDRLEQWFEYNEAELIQNQLWREKLQEQIDREQELQSGLHQIETSVLDNRHRIKELLDHSSNLEHNIQIETSQVDPQHSEEILRTLKWELSHCMQQSEELDDSLSRALKKLQTTEDRLKGKWETIEELKKELRQCNLQHFIQQSSGASLGDQTNSLPVAEAFLRNSGIMEWDSNS; encoded by the exons ATGTCAGCGTGTAACATTCCTGCCTCCTTCAAACATTTACATAGAGACACAACCCCAACACACCAACATCTGTTCTCATGTACGAAGGATAAACTTGCCTG CTTCCTGTGGTGCTGTGTGTCAGCGATGGAGATGAAGGTGTGGGTGGAGGGTGTGGCCCGAGTGGTGTGTGGCGTATCCCGCACAACTTCTTGTCAGGATGTTGTCATTTCTCTTGCGCAAGCAATTG GACAAACTGGCCGTTACATTCTAATCTTGAAACTACGGGGCACTGAGAGACAGTTGGGTGCTGATGAACAGCCGCTGCAGCATCTGAAAAAGCTCGGACAGCTGGCTACTGAAGTCCAGTTCATTCTGCGACGGACTGGTCCCAGTCTGAGTGACGAACAAGAAAAAACATCCCGAGTCATTCATCCTGCTCTGCTCAAACCACAAGAGTCAGAATCCCTGCAACAAAGGGACCCACACAAGACTCACACTTTCAGTCTTGATGTGCCAGTTTTACCCAGAAGGACTACGTCTAACCAGGCTCCCAGAGCCTCACGTAAACTGAACACTTCCCCTGTAAATTTTCTTGATCCTCTCAACCCACCAAAGGTAAATGACACTTCCTCGTCCTCCAAGGAGGAGATATTTAGGCAGATTCTGCAGCAACAGAAGACGCTGAAAGACTTGCAGCTCCATCTTAAAGATCTGGAGGATGAGACTGAGTGGTGGGAACAGGAAATGGCGTCTACTACTATTTCTGGAAGAAATTTGGATTCAGCAGAAGAACTGGACAGACTGGAACAATGGTTCGAATATAATGAGGCAGAGCTGATACAGAATCAGCTATGGAGAGAAAAGTTACAGGAACAAATAGACAGAGAACAAG AATTGCAGAGTGGTCTTCACCAGATAGAGACATCGGTACTTGATAATCGTCATCGGATCAAAGAACTTCTGGACCATTCTTCAAATTTAGAGCACAACATACAAATTGAAACCTCTCAGGTGGATCCTCAACACTCTGAAGAGATCTTGAGGACCCTGAAATGGGAGCTCAGCCATTGCATGCAGCAGAGTGAGGAACTAGATGATTCATTGTCAAGGGCTTTGAAAAAATTGCAAACTACAGAGGACAGGCTTAAG GGCAAATGGGAGACAATCGAGGAGCTGAAAAAGGAGCTGAGACAATGTAACTTGCAGCACTTCATCCAGCAGAGCAGCGGCGCTTCACTTGGAGACCAGACAAACTCTTTGCCTGTCGCTGAAGCTTTCCTCAGAAATTCTGGCATCATGGAATGGGACAGTAATAGTTAG